The Coffea arabica cultivar ET-39 chromosome 10e, Coffea Arabica ET-39 HiFi, whole genome shotgun sequence region ccaaaattatACTTTCTAAATTGAAACAACAAGTGATACAGGtttcagggaaaaaaaaaggtaatagtAAGATGTAGCAACATTTTGAAATCCCATCTTTTGAGTTTGTTTcccatatttttgtatttatttatccAAATTCCAGCTTAAATGTTAATTAGTTTTTGGGTACAATTTTTCACAGCAACTGAATAACGGAACACAAAAATGCTTTGAAAAAGATTATTTAGTAAATTTTTTAGATTAAATCAGAACAGTAATCAGAGACCAAACAGGCCTTACTTTAAATCTCTCTGCCTATGCTGAAACCATCATACATTGGTATTTGAGCTTCACAGGGCCAAGAAACATATAATAATGAGATGGTACAAATATCTCTACTCCtccatttggattagctgtttttatgaatatttttgaaaaattttactgtaacagagTTTTTAAAGTACTCTATTTTTTAGAGtaccttttagagtactttttaaaattttttatagtatttgaaaaactagtttttaaaAACTGAAGGATCCAAACAGAGATGCATATTGATTCTATCCGATCACTAATCACAAGCTAAGGTCCAACGAAAAAGGTAGGCAGATAGTATACTTGTAAAAGGATACTTATTTGGTTCAGAATCATAGTGAACACAAAAAATATCGTCCATATTAAGCATTAGCTGTGCCTGTAGATTAGGGAGACTTAAAcataaaagagtaaaagaatACACAAATATATTACTAtctacacacatatatatatatatatatatatatatatatatatgagccCCATCTCTGGCAAAAAGAGGATCTTGAGTGACCTGAAACCAGAAATGCACAAATTTTCACAAAGCAAATAAGAGTAATCATCCAGTGGTCATCCCAAGCCTGGTGGTGCGGAAGGTCAAGGGTTTCGAACCTTATCTCCACAAAATTTGTCACAATATGTGACGGTCTTTCTTGACCAGTTTCGATGGAGTTTCTACTCACATCGagtcccctccccctccccctagaATAGGCTAGCTTAGGTTAtcgacaaaaataaataaataaataagagtaATCATACCTTTATGGTTCTGTGATGTCACTATATTAAACCATTTTCTTTAGGTGAATAATTACATAGTGTATCACAGGGTTGAAAGTGTAAACATAATCTAGGATTACACGTTTTTAAGTTACAATCCACTCACTGCAAGTATCACAGGGGACATCTGCATCAAAAGATAAGTGCTTGGTGCATCCTTTTTCTTATTTGCATCTGGATGGTACTTCTTCGCAAGCTAACacaataatatattatttgccAAAGAGACAATAATAAAATGTcagaaaaatattgaaatatTACTTAACACAATATtcaactaaaaaccacatatCAATACTCTGTTGGCTATATAAATCCACTATCTCAGTCTCCTTTCTCAAGGTTGATGTCTCTGCTAAACTGAAATCATGGCAGTCATCATTAGTTCATTTCATCTGCTTCTCTAGCTTCCTCTACTTCCAAGAATCCATTATGCACTTCCTATATGATGACCTgaaatatgtccaaaccatctTGGACATTTTCCCTTATTCTCAACATGATAGATCTCACCTTAACATCTTAAGACTAATCATTACAACACATTTAACACGACATGCAATAACATGATTAGCAACACTTATCCTCTGAGTTTTTTCAGACAAAATGCACAGTGAACTTCATAAAAGTCAGAACTCAGAAGATGGCAACATTGATTTCCAAGACTATGACAGTAAATAGACACGCAAGCAGAGCATTTTCAACAAGTATAATCTTGAGCATGTTCAACCATTAGATTTATACTCCCACATCCTTGTAATGATTCATACAATATTAAGTTATGAAAACCATTTTTGCTTCACCCCATTTGCAACATTTAATTGTGGATGAAGCATAGTTTATAGGTGCTGATCATCAAATTATGATGTACCTAATAAACAAAACTTCTACCTAATCCAGTCTTTTTGCACTTTGTTCATTCTTCTTTTTGGAGTGATTTACACCTCAAATGCTCAACTTATACTTCATTGGTATATAAAAATATTGAATTACAATGCCTAATCTTAATCACACTCCATGCATCCTATCCTCATATTACCTCTTCTACAGGTGTCTGTCAAATTGAGTgtctttttatcttttattacaAGCATAGtcaaagaaaagttgaaatcgTCTTTTAAGCGTTCAAAAGTACTTAGTTAAAGAGAAATTCAACTCGAAGTACTCCAAATAAGAAGTTAGCAATACATCATAGCTCTTGATCACCCAAAAAAAAGTAAAACTATATGTACACACATACCAAAGAAAAACATATATGTGAATGTATGTGTGTCTGTGTGTAAAGCTgtgaagtttgaaaattaacaCTAAATAGAGGGATCAGAATACACTCACAGCATGAAAAGCCTTCTTAATCTCCTCTTTGGTAACATTTCTAGAGACCCCAAGAATTTCATAGTAATCTCTTTCCGTGGAATTGGAAGGTCCTGCGAATTAATTTGCATGCAGTAGAATCAGAAACATAACACAATTGGTCACAAAAATCTCCACAGAATCAAGACAACTTTTCACTTTAAATCAAAGAGAAAACCTGTGGCATGAATGAAGCGCTTGGACAATAATAGCCCATTAGGAACAAAATCAGGAGGGTACAATAAAATCCTGCAACTGCACAAGTCTGAGTAAACATAACTTCGGTGCTAGACAGCTTACATTTTTACAATACAACTATAGATTTATGTATACAATTTATCTGCATATCTGCTACTTATGGATTCCATACTTAAGACAACTCAAATAAGAAGTAGAAATGCAAACCATGTGGGGAATGCTTCACAGACACATTACCCAACAGTCACTGCAACAAATGCATACACATTCACATATTACAGTCAAACAAGAGGATACgaacacacacatatataactACACCAAAACACAAGGTGAACAGAGATGCCAGCCTTGCCCTATACTAAACCAAATCAAGGCAAATTAACAAATGGCAACATACAGGCAAAGCCACACCATTCGCGTTATTTCTCAACCACAAAGGAATTACTAAGTAGACTTGTAGCATGTCCCTCTGTCTATGGCATCCAACATTCAGGGTTTTATCACAAGAACTCAAATTCAAGTTCACTTGAAAACAGCAACAGCATAACGTTCAAAAGCAGTGAACCATATTTTAGACTGCTGTCAACATCTTGGTAGCTTTGAGATAGCTAACCAACTACATTGTCCCTGTTTCATGCGTAGCTGCCAACTGAGGAACGTGCTACCCGTGCCAGATAAATGCCTGAATTGCTTTCTTTTTGGCAAAAGCACATATTCTGAACtcttttctcattttcattCCGGAGATTTGTTGATAGAATTGTTTAAATTTCTCTTCTGATGCCAGAAATGTTGCAGCAAAGTTTCCCCTTCGTTCATGTTTTTCACTCTGTATCATAAGGATTTCTGGAAGAATTTTGGTTTCCATTTATGTCCCATCCGTTAATCCTGGTATAACTTATCTCCAAATTCTGGTTTTTCTGATTCGGGATAGAATCTTCTGCTCCGCAATATCTTTTTGCATCAGTAATCTGAATTTGTTTGTGAACGAGTTCATGGTAATGCTATAAGCTTGCTTGTTCCATTAGCAATTTCTTTTTGCCTTCTTATTAGcgatttctctttttcttctcttctttttccgcCAGCTAGTTGGGTTTTGGGGACAGGGGTTGAGGTTGGTGTGTGTATCAAACTACCAGCTTCACAACACCAAGTCAAGTATTCTGTCTCCCCTGCGAGAATTGATTTTGTTCATGGGTGACGAATTTTGCTTAAACATCAACGGCGGGAAGGGGGACATATTCTTTCTCCCCCCCTTCCCGGATAAACAAAGAaagcttaaaatttttttcatgcTGCCACATAATATCCAAAGCTGATGGAAGCCAATAATTCTGAATAACATCTCATAACACATATGGTTTAGTTGCATAATTTACTTATCTGCTAGCACACAACTGCCTGTTTCTCATCAGAGTATTTTATTCTGCTATAGCTGATGCATCGTTGATCTAGCAGTAGACTTAGACAAATCATATGCAGGAACCCGTGAATCGAATTGGCAGTGTCACACTTCAATTTGATACAATTGCTATCAACTTCTCACGCATATCTATCATGTGCTTGAACACTTTGTCGTGAGGTGGCATTAATTCTTTCATGACTGGATCTTCAAGGACGTAATCAATCCATGCAGCGAGCACAGGCATATTTTGCTGATCAATGAGTTGTATCTTTAAAGCTTCCTGCTCCATTCTAGCCAAGTATGCAACCCAGGCAATAGCAACATCTGCAAAACCTATCTTCGTGCCTCCAAAACAGCGTTTTCCATCCAGTCCACTTTCTAGGGTCTTCAGATGTTCACGAGCTTCTCTTGCACCCTTTTCCAGCTCCTCCCCGACTTTGGAGATTGTTCCTACCAGTGCAGGCACACACTGgaaagaaaagattaaaaaaaaaaaaaaaaggagcactGTAAATGAAATCAACTCCAGTAATGTGTGAACTTGGAATCTTTACAGGGAACATTAAATATTCTCTCTCTATTGACTCGCAAGTGGCGATATTAAAACCTGACAGCATATGATACAACCTGTATTATTATGCTGGTTGCTTCTAGTGGAGTAGTCTCATGATGGATATAAGATTACAAACGTTGACACATAATTACAGGATAAATACGACATCAATGCCACCCAATTGGTGACCAGCTGCTTTAATCTGTATATGGCTGAAAGCATTCACTTAACTTCCACTAACTCATCACtaaattaatcaatttgattgcTCAAATACTCAAAGAGAGATACTTTCGGGACAGATCTCATTGCCTCTCGGACTAAGACTTTTAAGTTAGATACTCACAAATCTCACTTGGGAGACAAAACTTCATAAAGCTGGTATTAAATTGCTTTGTGATCACAGTATGCTTAAAATTTGCCTGAAATATACATCACAGCAAGGGAAAAATCTCTGGACTACTCAGTCATCCTTGCGCTCCAACTAAAATATTAGTATTCATATTTTCTACTGTAAACAGTACAAATTGTTGTGATCTGCAGAATTATGCCTTCTTACTTACCTTCTCATCAACAAATTTGGCCCAAAAGCGCGATCTAGCTCTTTCATAAGGATCTTCAGGGAGGAGGGGATTATGCTTCCAAACTTcatcgatatactcgagtattacaaGGGATTCTGATATTGATTTCCCGTTGTGCAGCAGAACTGGAATCTTCTTATAAACAGGATTGCTCTGCAAGAGCAGGGGGCTCTTGTTTCCAAGATCTTCTTCTTGGTACTCATATTCAATGCCTTTGAGTTTCAATGCCGACCTAACCCTGAGTGCAAAAGGGCTTCCCCAGTATCCCAGCAATTTGACACCCTCTCCTGCCATTCTCGAACCTAAAGCTTAGTGGCAAGCAAAGCTTCTCAGTCTATCTCAGTAGTGttacgctgcaatttttttacTTGGTTCACCCACCTAATGTCACTGCAATTTTAAAGGCTTGACAAGAAGGCTAAAAATGATCCTCCCTGTTTGAGCGCTGACTAAATAGGAGAATATAAGCCACAAACTTCTTGTGCTGTGATgcttttctctttatttttttgccCTACAACCAAAAGATGTGGACGGGGATGACATCCAATAAGCGAATGGGTAAAAGTCAAGTCATCATATTTCCGACAATTGCCGGGTCAAATAAGCcattcatttgaatatttgattGCTCAGATTTTCTTAATTTCGCACAAGATGCCGCTATGTGACCGTACTTTTGACAGTTCATATCTCAGCAGATAGAGCAAATTATTCGATGGTCATTAAACTTTTGGAATAGTCGAGTTTTAGTCACTGAATTATTAAAAGTTAGATTTTGGTcactaaaatatataaaattaatattcaagGCCACTCTATTAGATTTAATCGTTATATATGTCAGATCTGAGTGCTCGTGCGATTCCCAAAAGAATGGGGCAAATTGCTGGCTAATTACTTAGAATAtaagttaaaaaaagaaaagtcagaCATTTACTGATCTGACACAGGGTAAGTACAAATCTATGGATATCGTgtcacaaaattttctttttaaaaaagacGGCTGGTGCCGGCAGTGTCAGCTCGACACCTGACAtcgaaattttttaaaaacgaTGGCAGGTGCCGGGCTGACACAGCCTGGAACCTgccagaatttttttaaaaaagatgtCCGGAGCTGATAATTTTAAGCTCACTTGCAAGGAGAGCCAAGGGATGTGTCCTATCTACTTCTGATCCGAAATATATATTATCCATCCCCTGAAATACCAAGACATCAACTTTTAAGCATTACATTATTGTTGCCACACTATTTTGTCAAAAATAGTAACAGGCATCCACTAAAGAAGTAAATATCTGAAACCATTTTACGTGATTTACCCTCATGCATGCAGCTTCCAACGACCGATCAACATATCCTTTCACTTTCCTCGATGTAATCTCCCCCAAATCATCAGATTCTATAAACTGCAAGCATGAAAGATTGTCTAATCAGATCTTATCCTTACATATACATAAGAAGCACTTTCTGTTTCTATGGTGGAGCTATTTTCAAGTGCAACTTTGCTTCCATGTGTTGTACTTTTGAGTGCTGAAACTCTTGCTAAAGTTCTTGTACCTTGAGGTCGGCGTTCAACTGCAGTGGACAT contains the following coding sequences:
- the LOC113711011 gene encoding glutathione transferase GST 23-like, with amino-acid sequence MAGEGVKLLGYWGSPFALRVRSALKLKGIEYEYQEEDLGNKSPLLLQSNPVYKKIPVLLHNGKSISESLVILEYIDEVWKHNPLLPEDPYERARSRFWAKFVDEKCVPALVGTISKVGEELEKGAREAREHLKTLESGLDGKRCFGGTKIGFADVAIAWVAYLARMEQEALKIQLIDQQNMPVLAAWIDYVLEDPVMKELMPPHDKVFKHMIDMREKLIAIVSN